The Benincasa hispida cultivar B227 chromosome 9, ASM972705v1, whole genome shotgun sequence genome has a segment encoding these proteins:
- the LOC120085280 gene encoding endoglucanase 17-like, giving the protein MAALRALFFLLLCFFPCNNGFPFHRHPRSAHHNYRDALTKSILFFEGQRSGRLPPNQRMSWRRNSGLSDGAAMKVDLVGGYYDAGDNVKFGFPMAFTTTMLSWSVLEFGGLMKGELQNAKQAIRWAPDYLLKATVHPDTIYVQVGDANKDHACWERPEDMDTPRSVFKVDKNNPGSEVAAETAAALAAASLVFRRSDPIYSKILVRRAMRVFEFADKYRGSYSTGLKKYVCPFYCSYSGYQDELLWGAAWLQRATKNPKYLNYIQVNGQTLGAGEYDNTFGWDNKHVGARILLSKAFLVQKMKSLHDYKGHADNFICSLIPGASFSSTKYTPGGLLFKMNDSNMQYVTSTSFLLLTYAKYLTSAHMVANCAGTTITPKTLRSIAKKQVDYLLGDNPVKMSYMVGYGTRYPKRIHHRGSSLPSIGAHPTKIQCSAGFSVMNSAAPNPNLLIGAVVGGPDQNDRFPDQRSDYEQSEPATYINAPLVGSLAYLAHSFGQL; this is encoded by the exons ATGGCTGCCCTCAGAGCTCTGTTTTTTCTCCTCCTCTGCTTCTTCCCCTGCAACAATGGCTTCCCTTTTCACCGTCATCCTCGTTCTGCCCACCATAACTACAGAGACGCCCTCACCAAATCCATCCTCTTCTTTGAAGGCCAAAGGTCCGGCAGGCTCCCGCCTAACCAGAGAATGTCATGGCGGCGGAACTCCGGCCTCTCCGACGGCGCTGCCATGAAG GTTGATTTAGTCGGTGGCTACTACGACGCCGGCGACAATGTGAAGTTTGGGTTTCCAATGGCTTTCACCACCACCATGCTTTCATGGAGTGTTCTCGAGTTTGGTGGATTGATGAAAGGAGAGCTTCAGAATGCTAAACAAGCCATTCGTTGGGCCCCTGATTATCTCCTCAAAGCCACCGTTCACCCCGACACTATTTATGTTCAAGTCGGAGACGCTAACAAAGACCATGCCTGCTGGGAAAGGCCAGAGGATATGGACACTCCCCGGAGTGTTTTCAAAGTGGATAAAAACAACCCTGGCTCCGAGGTCGCTGCCGAGACCGCCGCCGCACTTGCTGCCGCATCACTGGTTTTCCGCCGAAGTGATCCCATCTACTCAAAGATTCTAGTCAGAAGAGCCATGAGA GTCTTTGAGTTTGCTGATAAGTATAGAGGGTCTTACAGCACTGGATTGAAGAAATACGTGTGCCCATTTTACTGTTCTTACTCTGGATATCAG GATGAGCTTCTGTGGGGTGCTGCTTGGCTTCAGAGAGCTACCAAAAACCCCAAATACCTCAACTACATTCAAGTAAATGGACAGACACTCGGTGCCGGCGAGTACGATAACACTTTCGGCTGGGATAACAAGCACGTTGGAGCGAGAATCCTTCTCTCCAAG GCTTTTTTGGTGCAAAAGATGAAATCTCTCCATGATTACAAAGGGCATGCTGATAATTTCATTTGCTCTCTCATTCCTGGAGCTTCTTTCTCCTCTACCAAATACACTCCAG GAGGGTTGCTGTTCAAAATGAACGACAGTAATATGCAATATGTAACATCCACTTCATTCCTCCTCTTAACTTATGCCAAATACTTGACCTCCGCCCATATGGTTGCTAACTGCGCCGGCACCACCATCACCCCCAAAACCCTCCGCTCCATTGCCAAGAAACAG GTGGACTATCTTCTTGGGGACAACCCTGTAAAGATGTCGTACATGGTGGGGTATGGAACAAGGTACCCAAAAAGGATCCATCACAGGGGATCATCACTACCGTCGATTGGAGCTCATCCAACGAAGATCCAATGCTCAGCAGGGTTCAGTGTAATGAACTCGGCAGCACCGAATCCAAACCTGCTGATTGGAGCAGTAGTGGGTGGGCCCGATCAGAACGACAGGTTCCCAGATCAACGGTCGGATTACGAGCAGTCTGAGCCTGCCACGTATATTAATGCACCACTTGTGGGGTCACTTGCTTACCTGGCTCACTCTTTTGGCCAGCTCTAA
- the LOC120084604 gene encoding protein MAIN-LIKE 2-like, with amino-acid sequence MLYGECTITLQDVAIQFGLSINGRPLIGSPDYDWEQLCAFLLGVTTNDVVLKGGRLSLPWLADQFDNFAHLLDNADEEELQRYARAYILTLIGGLVFPNKSNSRVHLMYLPLLIDFDVTETYSWGAGCLAWLYKQLCKSAVIDGKDIVGPLLLLHIWAWDRFSLLAPRRLHPYENNLSDRPLAVR; translated from the coding sequence ATGTTGTATGGAGAATGTACGATTACACTTCAAGATGTAGCTATCCAATTTGGACTCTCGATTAATGGAAGACCATTGATCGGGTCACCAGATTATGATTGGGAACAACTTTGTGCCTTTCTTTTAGGCGTAACCACGAATGACGTTGTTCTTAAGGGAGGTCGTCTTAGCCTGCCATGGTTAGCCGATCAATTCGATAACTTTGCCCATCTACTAGATAATGCAGATGAAGAGGAACTGCAACGATATGCTCGAGCATATATTCTCACGTTGATTGGAGGATTGGTATTTCCCAACAAATCCAACAGTAGAGTGCACCTAATGTATCTTCCTCTCTTAATAGATTTTGATGTTACCGAGACTTACAGTTGGGGGGCtggatgtcttgcatggttATATAAGCAACTATGCAAGAGTGCAGTTATAGATGGCAAAGACATTGTAGGCCCACTTCTATTGCTGCATATTTGGGCATGGGATCGATTTTCTCTTTTAGCGCCTCGACGACTCCATCCATATGAGAACAACTTAAGTGACAGACCACTTGCAGTACGTTAA